Proteins encoded within one genomic window of uncultured Flavobacterium sp.:
- a CDS encoding TonB-dependent receptor, which yields MKIKLSKILNGAMYLPLGVLFQFLFITQLSAAENRFFGSGYVTNSTIKQEITVSGRVTSSEDGKGVPGTTISVKGVANLSVSTDFDGRYTINVPSNAVLVFSFVGFKTVERQVGNDREINVVLTFEKTSLDEVIVVGYGKQKKASLVAAITQVSGKVLERAGGVQSIGAALTGNVPGLITSASSGMPGEEDPQLFIRGASTWNNAQPLILVDGVERPINSVEITSVESVSVLKDASATAVYGVRGANGVILITTKRGQSGKALIRTTFNTTVKTLSKLPSKLDSYDGLMVKNRAIENELALSPSSWVDYVPQAIIDKYRYPANVQESERYPNVDWQKALFNDYAMSYNASLNVSGGTKSVKYFASADFLSEGDLFKKYNNNRGYDPGYGYNRLNVRSNLDFQVTPSTVFKIGLAGSRGVKKSPWGASGGEYTMWDAAYSTAPDVFMPYYEDGSWGYYAPNQGKASNSVRNLAISGIQLVTTTRLNTDFTLEQNLDKVLKGLSFKGMVALDNAFVEGDRGISDLFNDVQEKYIDPVTGVVLFKKTYDSNNRFDFQEGVKWSTTGGSVRDYATSRKLFYQLQLNYQTKIADNHNITALGLFSRDQYAVGSEIPHYREDWVFRTTYNYADKYFIEYNGAYNGSEKFGKANRFAFFSSGGLSWIVSKENFMKSTESFLDLLKIRATYGEIGDDNVNGRFLYQSQWAYGGNSLLGTTGEGAEGSPYTWYKQATVGNEDVHWEKAKKSDIGVDFAFFKGFVSGTFDYYQEDRTDILLNGGSRAIPSYYGAVAPVANLGEVQNKGYELELKFSHTFGNGLNLWWTTNFTHSKNKIISADNPQLLPAYQKSEGYSIGQAHSYVSQGYYNTWDELYASTVHSTNDATKLPGNFNILDYNGDGIIDAKDNIPYGYTGTPQNTYNNTIGVNWKGFSAFVQFYGVNNVTRQVVLTSLSGQNHVVYDQGAYWSQDNTNASQPMPRWLATASQYNDGSRYMYDGSYLRLKNAEIAYTFDGKSNWIKSSGLQSIRFYLNGNNLFLWSNMPDDREANYAGTGWASQGAYPTVKRFNLGANIIF from the coding sequence ATGAAAATAAAATTATCTAAAATTCTAAACGGAGCTATGTATCTGCCTTTAGGAGTTTTGTTTCAGTTTTTGTTTATCACCCAATTATCAGCTGCAGAGAATCGCTTCTTTGGTTCAGGATATGTTACAAACAGTACTATTAAGCAGGAAATTACAGTTAGTGGTAGAGTAACATCATCAGAAGACGGTAAAGGTGTACCGGGAACTACTATTTCAGTAAAAGGCGTAGCCAATTTAAGTGTTTCTACTGATTTCGATGGAAGATATACAATTAATGTACCTTCTAATGCTGTTTTGGTATTCAGCTTTGTAGGGTTTAAAACTGTTGAAAGGCAAGTTGGCAATGACAGAGAGATTAATGTGGTATTGACATTTGAGAAAACGTCCTTAGATGAGGTCATTGTAGTAGGATACGGAAAGCAGAAAAAAGCAAGTTTAGTAGCCGCAATTACTCAAGTTTCCGGAAAAGTCCTGGAACGTGCCGGAGGTGTTCAAAGTATTGGTGCCGCATTGACTGGTAATGTGCCGGGCCTGATAACATCGGCCAGTTCTGGTATGCCTGGTGAGGAAGATCCTCAGCTTTTTATACGAGGTGCAAGTACTTGGAATAATGCACAACCTCTTATTTTGGTTGACGGTGTAGAGAGACCAATAAATAGTGTTGAAATTACTTCGGTAGAATCTGTTTCGGTATTAAAAGATGCTTCCGCTACTGCAGTTTATGGAGTTAGAGGTGCAAATGGAGTAATACTTATTACTACTAAACGAGGTCAATCTGGTAAAGCATTAATAAGGACTACTTTTAATACCACCGTCAAAACTCTTTCTAAATTACCTTCTAAGCTAGATTCTTATGACGGGTTAATGGTTAAAAACCGTGCCATCGAAAACGAGTTGGCATTAAGTCCATCGAGTTGGGTCGATTATGTTCCTCAGGCTATCATTGATAAGTATAGATACCCGGCAAATGTGCAAGAATCTGAGCGTTATCCTAATGTAGACTGGCAGAAAGCATTATTTAATGACTATGCTATGTCTTATAATGCGAGTTTAAATGTAAGCGGCGGAACTAAATCTGTAAAATATTTTGCAAGTGCTGATTTTTTAAGTGAAGGTGATTTGTTTAAAAAGTATAATAACAATAGAGGATATGATCCGGGGTATGGTTATAATCGTCTGAATGTTAGGAGTAATTTAGATTTTCAAGTTACCCCTAGCACAGTGTTTAAAATTGGTCTTGCCGGTTCTCGCGGAGTAAAGAAAAGCCCTTGGGGTGCTTCTGGAGGTGAATATACGATGTGGGATGCAGCATATTCAACAGCTCCGGATGTTTTTATGCCTTATTATGAGGATGGTTCTTGGGGGTATTATGCGCCAAATCAAGGAAAAGCGTCAAATTCTGTGAGAAATCTTGCAATAAGCGGGATTCAATTAGTTACAACAACAAGATTAAACACAGACTTTACACTTGAACAAAATTTAGACAAAGTGTTGAAAGGACTAAGTTTTAAAGGAATGGTTGCACTAGATAATGCATTTGTAGAAGGTGATAGAGGAATAAGTGATTTATTTAACGATGTACAAGAAAAGTATATCGATCCGGTTACCGGCGTAGTTCTTTTCAAAAAAACCTATGATTCTAATAACAGGTTTGATTTTCAAGAAGGTGTAAAGTGGAGTACCACAGGAGGAAGTGTAAGAGATTATGCAACTTCACGTAAACTTTTTTATCAATTGCAGTTAAATTATCAAACAAAAATTGCTGATAATCATAATATAACAGCCTTGGGACTTTTTAGTAGAGATCAGTATGCTGTTGGAAGTGAAATTCCGCATTATAGAGAAGACTGGGTATTTCGTACTACTTATAATTATGCCGATAAATATTTTATAGAATATAATGGAGCTTATAATGGATCTGAAAAGTTTGGCAAGGCAAATCGTTTTGCATTTTTCTCTTCCGGTGGTTTAAGCTGGATTGTTTCAAAAGAAAATTTTATGAAAAGTACAGAATCTTTTCTTGATTTATTAAAGATTAGAGCTACTTACGGAGAGATTGGAGATGATAATGTTAATGGCAGATTTCTTTATCAATCTCAATGGGCATACGGTGGTAATTCGCTTTTAGGAACAACCGGTGAGGGAGCAGAAGGAAGCCCTTATACTTGGTACAAACAAGCAACTGTTGGTAATGAAGATGTACATTGGGAGAAAGCAAAGAAAAGTGACATAGGTGTTGATTTTGCTTTTTTTAAAGGATTTGTCTCAGGTACATTTGATTATTATCAGGAAGATCGAACAGATATTTTATTAAATGGCGGTAGTAGAGCAATACCTTCTTATTACGGTGCAGTAGCACCAGTTGCAAATTTAGGAGAAGTTCAAAATAAAGGATATGAATTAGAATTAAAGTTCAGTCATACTTTTGGGAATGGTTTGAATTTATGGTGGACAACTAATTTTACTCATTCAAAAAATAAAATTATAAGTGCAGATAATCCGCAGTTATTGCCAGCTTATCAAAAAAGTGAAGGGTATTCTATTGGTCAGGCTCACTCGTATGTAAGTCAGGGCTACTACAATACTTGGGATGAGTTGTATGCCAGTACAGTTCATAGCACAAATGATGCGACTAAGCTTCCGGGTAACTTTAATATCCTTGATTATAACGGTGACGGTATCATTGATGCCAAAGATAATATTCCTTATGGCTATACAGGAACACCACAAAACACTTATAATAATACAATTGGTGTTAATTGGAAAGGGTTTAGTGCGTTTGTGCAGTTTTATGGTGTAAATAATGTTACCAGACAAGTTGTTCTTACCAGTTTATCAGGACAAAATCATGTTGTGTACGATCAGGGAGCATACTGGTCACAAGATAATACGAATGCAAGTCAGCCAATGCCTCGTTGGCTAGCTACAGCTAGCCAATATAACGACGGGAGCAGGTATATGTATGACGGATCCTATCTCCGTTTAAAAAATGCTGAAATCGCTTATACTTTCGACGGAAAATCAAATTGGATAAAATCGTCAGGGCTTCAAAGCATACGATTTTATTTAAATGGAAATAATTTGTTTTTATGGTCTAATATGCCCGATGATAGAGAAGCAAATTATGCAGGAACGGGCTGGGCATCACAAGGAGCTTATCCAACTGTAAAAAGGTTCAATTTGGGGGCTAACATTATATTCTAA
- a CDS encoding AadS family aminoglycoside 6-adenylyltransferase encodes MIVRDDKLNTIINWAENNKDVRAMLLTSSLVNPLAPVDDFSDLDIEFIFVNNSDYISSNSWIHNFGNPIAMIEEDENYFEHKHAMKMVLYDDSVKVDFKLFNKDKFLEEIKLKKLPEDWDIGYKVIIDKDGITQEMQQPTFQVSIIVKPSKEEFQCILNDFWWDTTYIAKCLARDEIFYAKFMSETNIRTNYLIPLIEWHIASEHNWAITTNKHGRLFKKYLNPEMWLKTEQTFSGSNINDNWNALFSMADLVSEVGTKLSKKLNYEYPEKLEKDIRKYLIQTKDKS; translated from the coding sequence ATGATAGTAAGAGATGATAAGTTGAATACCATCATTAATTGGGCAGAAAACAACAAAGATGTAAGAGCGATGCTACTTACAAGTTCACTTGTAAATCCATTAGCACCTGTTGATGATTTTAGTGATTTAGATATTGAATTTATTTTCGTAAATAATTCCGACTACATATCTAGTAATAGTTGGATCCATAACTTTGGAAATCCAATTGCGATGATTGAAGAAGATGAAAACTATTTCGAGCATAAACACGCAATGAAAATGGTCTTGTATGATGACAGCGTAAAAGTTGACTTTAAACTATTCAATAAAGACAAATTTTTGGAAGAAATAAAACTAAAAAAATTGCCTGAAGACTGGGATATCGGCTATAAGGTTATTATTGACAAAGACGGGATAACGCAGGAAATGCAACAACCAACTTTTCAAGTTTCCATTATCGTAAAACCTTCAAAAGAAGAATTTCAATGTATTCTTAATGACTTTTGGTGGGATACAACTTACATAGCCAAATGTCTTGCGAGAGATGAGATATTTTATGCAAAATTTATGTCGGAAACAAATATCCGAACCAACTATTTAATTCCTTTAATTGAATGGCATATCGCAAGTGAACACAATTGGGCCATTACAACTAACAAACATGGGAGACTGTTTAAAAAGTATCTAAACCCAGAAATGTGGTTAAAAACAGAGCAAACATTTTCGGGAAGTAATATAAACGATAACTGGAATGCATTATTTTCAATGGCTGACTTAGTTTCGGAAGTCGGAACTAAATTATCAAAAAAATTAAACTATGAATATCCTGAAAAGTTAGAAAAAGACATTCGAAAATATTTAATCCAAACGAAAGACAAATCATAA
- a CDS encoding carbonic anhydrase family protein, translating into MAIALFSCKEKTTKTTESETAISDTANKVPVNQPILRERVLTAAEQAALKPNDVITALKEGNKRFTTNNLTLRDHSAMVRNASEGQFPKAVILSCIDSRVPVEDVFDRGIGDLFVARVAGNFSNTDILGSLEFSCKVMGAKVILVLGHGSCGAVKGAINNEQLGNITAMLANIKPAIKRVKNFTGETTSKNDAYVEAVAKENVLNTIETIKANSPILKDMDSKGDIKIIGGYYDIHSGVVVFL; encoded by the coding sequence ATGGCGATAGCACTGTTTTCTTGTAAAGAGAAAACCACTAAGACTACAGAATCAGAAACAGCGATCTCGGATACTGCCAATAAAGTGCCTGTCAATCAGCCTATATTGCGCGAAAGAGTATTGACCGCTGCAGAACAGGCAGCTTTGAAACCTAATGATGTAATTACTGCTTTAAAAGAGGGGAACAAACGTTTTACCACCAATAATCTAACATTGAGAGATCATTCAGCTATGGTAAGAAACGCCTCAGAAGGACAATTTCCAAAAGCTGTAATACTATCCTGTATAGATAGCCGAGTACCGGTTGAAGATGTATTTGATAGGGGTATTGGCGATTTGTTTGTAGCTCGTGTTGCAGGTAACTTTTCCAATACTGATATATTAGGAAGTCTTGAGTTTAGTTGTAAGGTAATGGGAGCGAAAGTAATATTGGTTCTGGGACATGGATCGTGCGGAGCAGTAAAAGGCGCTATTAATAATGAACAACTTGGGAATATTACAGCAATGCTGGCTAATATAAAACCAGCAATTAAAAGGGTGAAAAATTTTACGGGCGAAACTACTTCTAAAAATGATGCCTATGTAGAAGCGGTTGCAAAAGAAAATGTTCTGAATACCATTGAAACTATTAAAGCCAACAGCCCTATTCTGAAAGATATGGATTCAAAGGGAGACATAAAAATTATAGGAGGATATTATGATATTCATTCCGGTGTTGTAGTATTTTTATAA
- a CDS encoding glycoside hydrolase N-terminal domain-containing protein, which yields MLHHFLKKSFVLISVITGFSGYAQDLKLNYNQPAVEWTEALPIGNGTLGAMVFGRVDSELIQLNEATLWSGGPVQKNVNPDAFKNLALIREALNKEDFEKAYDFTKNMQGAYSESFMPLGDLILNQNFNGQKADSYNRSLDIETGLAVTNFKIDGVNYKREIFASAPAQCIVIKLSADQLKKLSVTIDASSLLRNQKSIQNQSLVLKGKAPSHADPNYIDYNKEPVVYEDTTGCRGMRFELIIKPVVKDGQVTYEDNKLVIKNASEILLFVSAATSFNGFDKCPDSQGKDEHKLAESPIKKAVGKKYDSLLKEHITDFQHFFNRVSLKLNDKESNKSNLPTDIRLEQYAKGEKDAGLEALFFQYGRYLLISCSRTHNTPANLQGIWNNKLRAPWSSNYTTNINLQMNYWPVESGSLSEFFFPLDEFIKNVSVTGAETAKSYYHANGWVLHHNSDIWATTNPVGDFGKGDPMWANWYMGANWLSRHLWEHYEYTGDKEYLKKVYPIIKGAAEFSLDWLQKDKNGYLVTMPSTSPENKYYYDGKKEGVVTTASTMDIGIIKDLFENTIEASKVLNTDLEFRQTVNKASDQLLPFKIGSKGQLQEWYKDFEEEDPHHRHTSHLYALHPANLISPLKTPELAAAAKKTLELRGDDGTGWSLAWKVNMWARLLDGNHAYKLFKNQLRLTKENNTEYSRHGGCYPNLFDAHPPFQIDGNFAGTAGVIEMLMQSQNKEIHLLPALPDSWTDGEIKGITAKGNFTVDIKWNDGKMSQAKIVSNNGGICFVRTAEPFIIENLNIKSEKSSIGYTAEFETKKGLSYTIIPLK from the coding sequence ATGCTTCATCATTTTTTAAAAAAGTCTTTTGTACTTATTTCTGTAATTACTGGGTTTTCGGGATATGCGCAGGATTTAAAACTTAATTACAACCAACCCGCTGTTGAATGGACAGAAGCTTTACCAATAGGAAATGGTACACTCGGTGCAATGGTTTTTGGAAGAGTAGATTCTGAATTAATTCAGTTGAATGAAGCTACTTTGTGGAGTGGCGGTCCTGTACAGAAAAATGTAAATCCGGATGCTTTTAAAAATTTGGCTTTAATTAGAGAAGCACTTAACAAAGAAGATTTCGAAAAGGCATATGATTTTACTAAGAATATGCAGGGTGCTTACAGCGAAAGTTTTATGCCGTTGGGAGATCTTATTTTAAATCAGAATTTTAACGGACAAAAAGCGGATTCTTATAACAGAAGTCTTGATATTGAAACAGGATTAGCTGTAACCAATTTTAAAATTGACGGCGTAAATTATAAAAGAGAAATCTTTGCTTCGGCACCTGCGCAATGTATTGTGATTAAACTTTCGGCAGATCAATTAAAGAAACTTTCTGTTACAATTGACGCTTCAAGTCTTTTAAGAAATCAAAAATCAATACAAAATCAATCGTTGGTTTTAAAAGGGAAAGCACCTTCTCACGCAGATCCTAATTATATTGATTACAATAAAGAACCCGTTGTTTATGAAGATACAACAGGTTGTAGAGGAATGCGTTTTGAATTAATTATTAAACCAGTTGTAAAAGACGGTCAAGTGACTTATGAAGACAATAAACTAGTTATTAAAAATGCATCTGAAATACTACTTTTCGTTTCGGCTGCAACCAGTTTCAACGGTTTTGATAAATGTCCGGATAGTCAGGGAAAAGACGAACATAAATTGGCAGAAAGTCCAATTAAAAAAGCTGTTGGTAAAAAATACGATAGTTTACTAAAAGAACATATTACAGATTTTCAGCATTTCTTTAATAGAGTTTCGTTAAAATTGAATGATAAAGAATCCAATAAATCTAATCTGCCTACAGATATAAGATTAGAGCAGTATGCAAAAGGAGAAAAAGACGCCGGACTTGAAGCTTTATTTTTTCAATACGGACGTTATTTATTGATTTCTTGTTCGCGTACACATAATACACCTGCCAATTTACAAGGAATTTGGAACAATAAACTTCGCGCGCCTTGGAGCAGTAACTATACAACAAATATTAATTTACAGATGAATTACTGGCCTGTAGAATCAGGAAGTTTATCTGAATTTTTTTTTCCGCTTGATGAATTTATCAAAAATGTTTCTGTAACAGGAGCTGAAACCGCCAAAAGTTATTATCATGCTAACGGATGGGTATTGCATCATAATTCGGATATCTGGGCAACAACAAATCCTGTAGGCGATTTCGGAAAAGGCGATCCTATGTGGGCAAACTGGTATATGGGCGCCAACTGGCTGAGCAGGCATTTATGGGAACATTATGAATATACTGGCGATAAGGAATATCTAAAGAAAGTCTATCCAATTATAAAAGGAGCGGCAGAATTTAGCTTGGATTGGCTTCAAAAAGATAAGAATGGTTATCTGGTAACAATGCCTTCAACCTCACCAGAAAATAAATATTATTATGATGGAAAAAAAGAAGGTGTCGTAACGACAGCTTCGACTATGGATATCGGAATCATAAAAGATTTATTCGAAAATACTATCGAAGCCTCTAAAGTGCTTAATACTGATTTAGAATTCAGACAGACTGTAAACAAAGCGTCAGATCAATTACTGCCTTTTAAAATTGGAAGCAAAGGACAACTTCAGGAATGGTATAAAGATTTTGAAGAAGAAGATCCGCATCACAGACATACTTCACACCTTTATGCTTTGCATCCTGCAAATTTAATATCACCACTAAAAACACCGGAACTGGCTGCTGCCGCAAAGAAAACATTAGAACTGCGTGGAGATGACGGAACGGGCTGGAGCCTTGCCTGGAAAGTAAATATGTGGGCGAGACTTTTAGACGGAAATCATGCTTATAAATTATTCAAAAATCAATTAAGATTAACAAAAGAAAACAATACAGAGTACAGCAGACATGGAGGATGTTATCCGAATCTTTTTGATGCTCATCCGCCTTTTCAGATAGATGGAAATTTTGCCGGAACTGCAGGCGTAATTGAGATGTTGATGCAAAGCCAGAATAAAGAAATTCATTTGCTGCCAGCTCTTCCGGATTCATGGACAGACGGCGAAATTAAAGGTATTACGGCAAAAGGCAATTTTACTGTAGATATAAAGTGGAATGATGGAAAAATGAGTCAGGCAAAAATAGTATCTAATAATGGAGGTATTTGTTTTGTAAGAACTGCAGAGCCATTTATAATTGAAAATCTTAATATCAAAAGCGAGAAATCATCTATTGGTTATACTGCAGAATTTGAAACTAAAAAAGGATTGTCTTACACCATTATACCTTTAAAATAG